A window of the Kosakonia radicincitans DSM 16656 genome harbors these coding sequences:
- a CDS encoding YebV family protein: MTKTSVRIGAFEIDDAELQGENQGERTLHIPCSSDPDLCMQLDAWDADTSIPALLNGEHSVLYREHYDQQSDTWVMRLA; the protein is encoded by the coding sequence ATGACGAAAACCAGCGTGCGCATTGGCGCATTCGAAATCGATGATGCCGAGTTGCAGGGAGAGAACCAGGGGGAGCGAACGTTACATATCCCCTGTAGTTCCGATCCAGATTTATGCATGCAACTTGATGCCTGGGACGCGGACACCAGCATTCCCGCGCTCCTTAACGGCGAACATTCGGTCCTTTATCGCGAGCATTACGATCAACAATCTGATACCTGGGTTATGCGCCTTGCCTGA
- the rsmF gene encoding 16S rRNA (cytosine(1407)-C(5))-methyltransferase RsmF, whose amino-acid sequence MLHCAPVFLLVVRPVAQNAVYLPEEFLAQMRLAMPEHLSFDEFIAACQRPLRRSIRVNTLKISVAYFLTLVAPYGWQLTPVPWCEEGFWIERDDEEALPLGSTAEHLSGMFYIQEASSMLPVAALFADGEMPQRVMDVAAAPGSKTTQIAARMNNSGTILANEFSASRVKVLHANISRNGIRNVALTHFDGRVFGPALPEMFDAILLDAPCSGEGVVRKDADALKNWSVASNLEIAATQRELIDSAFHALRPGGTLVYSTCTLNRDENEAICHWLWEQYPDAVEFLPLDGLFADAARAITAEGFLHVFPQIYDCEGFFVARLRKTAAVEPLPAPTYKVGNFPFTPLKAKEASQVATAAAAVGLRWDDSLHLWQRDKELWLFPTEIEPLIGKVRFSRIGLRLAETHNKGYRWQHEAVIALAGQDNPLAFSLTLAEAEEWYRGRDIYPQTLPARDDVIVTFQGQPLGLAKKVGSRLKNSYPRELVRDGRLFASNA is encoded by the coding sequence ATGCTACACTGCGCGCCTGTTTTTCTCCTTGTGGTGCGCCCCGTGGCTCAAAACGCTGTCTACCTCCCTGAGGAATTCCTCGCGCAAATGCGCCTGGCAATGCCGGAACATCTCTCTTTCGATGAGTTTATCGCTGCCTGCCAGCGCCCGCTGCGCCGCAGTATTCGCGTTAACACGCTGAAAATCTCCGTCGCCTATTTTCTCACCCTTGTCGCCCCTTATGGCTGGCAACTGACGCCAGTACCGTGGTGCGAGGAAGGGTTCTGGATCGAGCGCGATGATGAAGAGGCGCTGCCGCTGGGCAGTACTGCTGAGCACCTGAGCGGGATGTTTTATATTCAGGAAGCGAGTTCAATGCTGCCGGTTGCCGCGTTGTTTGCCGATGGCGAAATGCCGCAGCGCGTGATGGACGTAGCCGCCGCACCGGGCTCCAAAACCACGCAGATCGCCGCGCGGATGAATAATTCCGGCACCATTCTTGCCAACGAATTTTCCGCCAGCCGCGTCAAAGTGTTGCACGCGAATATCAGCCGCAATGGCATCCGCAATGTAGCCCTGACACATTTTGATGGCCGCGTATTCGGCCCTGCGCTGCCCGAGATGTTCGACGCTATTCTGCTTGATGCGCCCTGCTCCGGCGAAGGTGTGGTGCGTAAAGATGCGGATGCGCTGAAAAACTGGTCCGTTGCCAGCAATCTGGAAATTGCGGCCACGCAGCGTGAACTGATTGATAGCGCTTTTCACGCGCTGCGTCCCGGTGGCACGCTGGTCTATTCCACCTGCACGCTCAACCGCGACGAAAATGAAGCCATCTGCCACTGGTTGTGGGAACAGTACCCGGATGCCGTCGAATTTCTGCCGCTGGATGGGCTGTTTGCCGATGCCGCTCGCGCTATAACAGCAGAAGGTTTCCTGCACGTATTCCCGCAAATTTACGACTGCGAAGGTTTTTTTGTCGCCCGTCTGCGTAAAACGGCGGCGGTCGAGCCTTTGCCTGCACCGACGTACAAAGTGGGCAATTTCCCCTTCACGCCGCTCAAAGCAAAAGAGGCGTCCCAGGTCGCAACGGCCGCTGCTGCCGTCGGCTTACGCTGGGACGACAGCCTGCACCTGTGGCAGCGCGATAAAGAGCTGTGGCTGTTTCCGACCGAAATCGAGCCGTTAATCGGCAAAGTCCGCTTCTCGCGCATTGGCCTGCGTCTGGCGGAAACGCACAACAAAGGGTATCGCTGGCAGCACGAAGCGGTGATTGCGCTGGCGGGCCAGGATAACCCGCTGGCGTTTTCCCTGACGCTCGCCGAGGCGGAAGAGTGGTATCGCGGACGCGATATTTACCCGCAAACACTGCCCGCGCGTGACGATGTGATTGTCACTTTCCAGGGGCAACCGCTGGGTCTGGCGAAAAAAGTGGGATCGCGGCTGAAGAACAGTTATCCGCGTGAACTGGTGCGTGATGGCCGATTGTTTGCCAGTAATGCGTGA
- a CDS encoding PqiB family protein has translation MSQETPASPTEARIKTKRRISPFWLLPVIALLIAGWLIWSSYEDRGNTITIDFMSADGIVAGRTPVRYQGVEVGTVQDIRLSDDLKKIEVRASIKSNMKDALRNETQFWLVTPKASLAGISGLDALVGGNYIGMMPGKGDPQDHFTALDTQPKYRLNNGELMIHLHAPDLGALNSGSLVYFRKIPVGRVYDYSINTNKQGVTIDVLIERRFTNLVKKGSRFWNVSGVKADVSLSGAKVQLESLAALVNGAIAFDSPDESQPAVQDDEYGLYEDLAHSQRGVLVKLDLPGGQGLKAGSTPLMYQGLEVGQLTKIDLNPGGTVSGEMTVDPSVVNLLRDNTRIEMRNPKISLSDTNLSSLLTGSTLELIPGEGQPRNQFVVLPADKNLLQEPGVITLTLTAPESYGIDAGQPLVLHGVKVGQVLERKLTNQGVTFAIAIDPQYGDLVHGDSKFVVNSRIDVKVGLDGVEFLAASANEWINGGIRILPGVKGEMKKSYPLFANLDKALENSLSDLPTTTLTLTADTLPDVQAGSVVLYRKFEVGEVITVRPRANAFDIDLHIKPEYRDLLTSNSVFWAEGGAKVQLNGSGLTVQASPLSRAIKGAISFDNLSGANRELKKGEKRQLYASETAARAVGGQITLHAYDAGKLAAGMPIRYLGIDIGQVQDLRLITDKNEVQASAVLYPEYVRNFARNGSRFSVITPQISAAGVEHLDTLLQPYINVEPGRGDMRRDFEISEATITDSRYLDGLNIIVEAPEVGSMNIGTPVLFRGIEVGTVTGMTLGTLSDRVMVAMRISKNYQHLVRNNTVFWLASGYTLDFGLVGGVVKTGTFNQFIRGGIAFATPPETPLAPKAQPGKHFLLLESEPKEWREWGTALPR, from the coding sequence ATGAGTCAGGAAACCCCCGCTTCGCCGACTGAAGCGCGAATTAAAACGAAACGGCGTATTTCGCCGTTCTGGCTGTTACCGGTTATCGCCCTGTTGATTGCAGGCTGGCTTATCTGGAGCAGCTACGAAGATCGCGGCAATACCATTACCATCGATTTTATGTCGGCTGACGGCATCGTCGCCGGGCGCACGCCGGTGCGCTATCAGGGCGTCGAGGTCGGGACTGTCCAGGACATTCGTCTCAGCGACGATCTGAAAAAAATCGAAGTGCGCGCCAGTATCAAATCGAATATGAAGGATGCGCTGCGCAACGAAACGCAGTTCTGGCTGGTCACGCCCAAAGCCTCGCTGGCGGGAATTTCCGGCCTTGATGCGCTGGTCGGTGGCAACTATATCGGCATGATGCCAGGCAAGGGCGACCCGCAGGATCACTTCACCGCGCTGGATACGCAGCCGAAATACCGGCTGAACAACGGCGAATTGATGATTCATCTGCACGCGCCGGATCTCGGGGCGCTGAACAGCGGTTCGCTGGTCTATTTCCGCAAAATCCCGGTCGGCCGCGTTTACGACTATTCGATCAACACCAATAAACAGGGCGTCACCATCGACGTGCTGATCGAGCGTCGCTTCACTAATCTGGTGAAAAAAGGCAGCCGCTTCTGGAATGTCTCCGGCGTGAAAGCCGATGTCAGTCTGAGCGGCGCGAAAGTGCAGCTTGAAAGCCTGGCGGCGCTGGTCAACGGCGCGATCGCTTTTGACTCTCCGGATGAATCACAGCCAGCGGTTCAGGATGATGAGTACGGCTTATACGAAGATTTAGCGCACAGCCAACGCGGCGTGCTGGTGAAGCTCGACCTGCCAGGCGGCCAGGGGCTGAAGGCCGGATCGACACCGCTGATGTATCAGGGGCTGGAAGTGGGTCAATTGACTAAAATCGACCTCAATCCGGGAGGGACGGTCAGCGGTGAAATGACCGTCGATCCGAGCGTGGTCAATTTGCTACGCGACAATACCCGTATCGAAATGCGTAACCCCAAAATTTCGCTCAGCGATACCAATCTCAGCTCGCTGCTGACCGGCAGTACGCTGGAGCTGATACCAGGCGAAGGCCAGCCGCGCAATCAATTTGTCGTGTTGCCAGCGGATAAAAACCTGTTGCAGGAGCCGGGGGTGATTACCCTGACACTTACCGCGCCGGAAAGCTATGGCATCGATGCCGGGCAACCGCTGGTGCTGCATGGTGTCAAAGTCGGCCAGGTGCTGGAGCGTAAACTGACGAATCAGGGCGTAACCTTTGCCATCGCTATCGATCCGCAATATGGCGACCTGGTCCACGGCGACAGTAAATTCGTGGTGAACAGCCGCATCGATGTCAAGGTCGGGCTGGATGGCGTTGAGTTTCTCGCTGCCAGCGCCAACGAATGGATAAACGGAGGCATCCGCATTTTGCCCGGAGTGAAAGGCGAAATGAAAAAGAGCTATCCGCTGTTTGCTAACCTCGATAAAGCGCTGGAAAACAGCCTCAGCGATCTGCCCACCACGACGTTGACGCTGACAGCGGACACCCTGCCGGACGTACAGGCCGGTTCGGTCGTTCTCTATCGCAAGTTTGAAGTGGGTGAAGTGATTACCGTACGCCCGCGCGCCAATGCCTTTGATATCGATCTGCATATCAAACCGGAATATCGCGATTTGCTGACCAGCAACAGCGTCTTCTGGGCAGAGGGCGGTGCGAAAGTGCAGCTTAATGGCAGCGGGCTGACGGTTCAGGCTTCTCCCCTTTCCCGAGCCATCAAAGGCGCCATCAGCTTTGACAACCTGAGCGGCGCGAACCGGGAACTGAAAAAGGGCGAGAAGCGTCAGCTTTATGCCTCAGAAACCGCGGCTCGCGCTGTCGGCGGGCAAATCACGCTGCATGCATATGATGCCGGGAAACTCGCGGCGGGCATGCCGATCCGTTATCTGGGCATCGATATCGGCCAGGTCCAGGATCTGCGCCTGATCACCGATAAAAATGAAGTGCAGGCCAGCGCGGTACTCTATCCGGAATATGTACGCAACTTTGCGCGCAACGGTTCGCGTTTCTCGGTGATCACTCCACAAATATCGGCGGCGGGCGTCGAGCATCTGGATACGTTGTTGCAGCCTTATATCAACGTCGAACCGGGCCGGGGCGATATGCGCCGCGACTTTGAAATTTCAGAAGCGACGATCACCGACTCCCGCTATCTCGATGGGCTGAACATTATCGTTGAAGCGCCGGAAGTGGGCTCAATGAATATCGGCACGCCGGTGCTGTTTCGCGGAATCGAGGTAGGTACAGTGACCGGAATGACGCTGGGCACCTTGTCGGATCGCGTTATGGTGGCCATGCGCATCAGCAAAAACTATCAGCATCTGGTGCGTAACAACACGGTATTCTGGCTGGCTTCCGGTTATACGCTGGATTTCGGTCTGGTCGGCGGCGTCGTCAAAACCGGGACATTCAATCAGTTCATTCGCGGTGGTATTGCTTTCGCCACGCCGCCGGAAACGCCGCTGGCGCCGAAAGCGCAGCCGGGTAAACACTTCCTGCTGCTGGAAAGCGAGCCAAAAGAGTGGCGCGAATGGGGCACTGCCCTTCCCCGCTAA
- the yebS gene encoding membrane integrity lipid transport subunit YebS, protein MALKIQRITPAKKIAVHQVGEALPRAHYQRCPQCDTLFALPVMKSHQSAFCPCCDAKVRDGRDWSLTRLGAMAITMILLMPFAWGEPLLHLYLLGVRIDANLLQGIWQMTMQGSPLTAAMVLFCSVGAPLVLVTAIAYLWLGNILGMNLRPVLLMLEKLKEWVMLDIYLVGVGVASIKVQDYAFLQPGIGLFAFGSLVVLSIMTLIHLNVEQLWERFYPQRPAKRPDPKLEVCLGCHFTGFPDIRGRCPRCHIPLTHRRKQSLQKCWASLIASLILLFPANLLPISIIYVNGSRQEDTILSGIISLAHSNVAVAGVVFIASILVPFTKVIVLFTLLVSIHFKFEQGLRTRILLLRFVTWIGRWSMLDLFVISLMMSLINRDQLLAFTMGPAAFYFGAAVILTILAVEWLDSRLLWDAHESGNPRFAD, encoded by the coding sequence ATGGCTCTCAAGATACAACGCATCACACCTGCCAAAAAAATTGCCGTTCATCAGGTCGGTGAAGCTCTGCCCCGCGCACATTATCAGCGCTGCCCGCAATGCGATACGCTTTTTGCGTTACCGGTTATGAAATCGCACCAAAGTGCATTTTGCCCCTGCTGTGATGCGAAAGTCCGCGACGGTCGCGACTGGTCATTAACCCGCCTCGGCGCCATGGCCATCACGATGATTTTACTGATGCCCTTCGCCTGGGGCGAACCGCTACTGCATCTCTACTTACTCGGTGTGCGTATCGATGCCAACCTGCTGCAGGGGATCTGGCAAATGACTATGCAGGGCTCGCCGCTCACCGCTGCCATGGTGCTTTTTTGCAGCGTTGGCGCGCCGCTGGTACTGGTGACAGCTATCGCCTATTTATGGCTTGGCAACATTCTGGGAATGAACCTGCGCCCGGTGCTATTAATGCTGGAGAAGCTCAAAGAGTGGGTCATGCTGGATATCTATCTGGTCGGCGTCGGTGTCGCCTCCATCAAAGTGCAGGATTACGCCTTCCTGCAGCCAGGGATTGGGCTGTTTGCTTTTGGCTCTCTGGTCGTTCTCAGCATCATGACGTTAATCCATCTCAATGTGGAGCAACTCTGGGAGCGGTTCTATCCTCAACGGCCCGCAAAACGGCCGGATCCGAAGCTGGAAGTGTGTCTGGGCTGCCATTTCACCGGTTTCCCTGATATTCGGGGGCGCTGCCCACGTTGCCACATTCCGCTTACCCATCGACGCAAGCAGAGCCTGCAAAAATGCTGGGCGTCGCTGATTGCCTCTCTTATTTTGCTGTTCCCGGCGAACCTGCTGCCGATTTCAATAATTTACGTGAATGGTTCTCGTCAGGAGGATACCATTCTCTCCGGCATTATTTCGCTCGCACACAGCAATGTCGCGGTGGCTGGCGTGGTATTTATCGCCAGTATTCTGGTGCCGTTTACCAAGGTGATTGTGCTGTTTACACTGCTTGTCAGCATCCATTTTAAATTTGAACAGGGGTTACGCACTCGCATTCTGTTACTGCGTTTCGTGACGTGGATTGGGCGCTGGTCGATGCTCGATCTGTTTGTCATTTCATTGATGATGTCACTGATTAATCGCGACCAGCTACTCGCTTTTACCATGGGACCAGCCGCGTTTTATTTCGGCGCGGCGGTAATTTTGACTATTCTTGCTGTGGAATGGCTGGACAGCCGCTTACTTTGGGATGCACATGAGTCAGGAAACCCCCGCTTCGCCGACTGA
- a CDS encoding GAF domain-containing protein yields the protein MNKTEFYADLNRDFQALMAGETSFLATLANTSALLFERLEGVNWAGFYLLEGDTLVLGPFQGKIACVRIPVGRGVCGTAVAQARVQRVEDVHQFDGHIACDAASNAEIVLPVTVNNQIIGVLDIDSVVFSRFTAEDEQGLSELVSHLENVLAATDYQKIFATVAG from the coding sequence ATGAACAAAACAGAATTTTACGCGGATCTTAATCGCGATTTTCAGGCGTTAATGGCAGGTGAAACCAGTTTTTTAGCTACGCTGGCGAATACCAGTGCGCTGTTGTTTGAACGTCTTGAAGGCGTGAACTGGGCCGGTTTTTACCTGCTGGAAGGCGACACGCTGGTGTTAGGGCCGTTCCAGGGCAAAATCGCCTGCGTTCGTATCCCGGTCGGTCGGGGTGTTTGCGGAACGGCTGTGGCGCAAGCGCGTGTGCAGCGCGTGGAAGATGTTCATCAATTTGACGGACACATTGCTTGTGATGCCGCCAGCAACGCCGAAATCGTACTGCCTGTCACGGTGAATAATCAGATTATTGGTGTACTGGATATCGATAGCGTCGTCTTCTCTCGCTTCACGGCTGAGGATGAACAAGGGCTGAGCGAGCTGGTTTCACATCTGGAAAATGTCCTCGCGGCGACCGATTATCAAAAAATCTTTGCCACCGTCGCAGGATAA
- the proQ gene encoding RNA chaperone ProQ translates to MENQPKLNSSKEVIAFLAERFPHCFSAEGEARPLKIGIFQDLVERVEGEMNLSKTQLRSALRLYTSSWRYLYGIKAGAARVDLDGNACGVLDEQHVEHARKQLEEAKARVQAQRAEQQAKKREAAAAAGQEDAPRRERKARPAPRRKEGAERKPRADKPVAKTPRVQQQEERHTPVSDLSVLSVGQNLKVKAGNNAMDATVLEITKDGVRVQLSSGMSMIVRAEHLLF, encoded by the coding sequence ATGGAAAATCAACCTAAGTTGAATAGCAGTAAAGAAGTTATCGCTTTTTTGGCCGAACGCTTTCCTCACTGTTTCAGTGCTGAAGGTGAAGCACGTCCCCTGAAAATTGGTATTTTTCAGGATCTGGTTGAGCGCGTTGAGGGTGAGATGAATCTCAGCAAAACCCAACTTCGTTCTGCTTTACGTCTTTATACTTCAAGCTGGCGTTACCTGTACGGTATCAAAGCCGGCGCGGCTCGCGTCGATCTCGACGGCAACGCCTGCGGCGTGCTGGATGAGCAACACGTAGAGCACGCTCGCAAGCAGCTTGAAGAAGCCAAAGCGCGTGTTCAGGCGCAACGCGCTGAACAGCAAGCTAAAAAACGAGAAGCTGCCGCTGCTGCGGGTCAGGAAGACGCACCGCGTCGCGAACGCAAAGCCCGTCCGGCTCCGCGTCGTAAAGAGGGTGCCGAGCGCAAACCTCGCGCTGATAAACCTGTCGCGAAAACGCCACGGGTGCAGCAGCAGGAAGAGCGCCATACTCCTGTTTCGGATTTATCTGTACTGAGCGTGGGCCAGAACCTGAAGGTGAAAGCGGGGAACAATGCGATGGATGCTACGGTGCTGGAAATCACCAAAGATGGCGTTCGCGTACAGCTTAGCTCGGGTATGTCGATGATCGTACGCGCAGAACATTTATTGTTCTGA
- the prc gene encoding carboxy terminal-processing peptidase has product MNTLFKRTALAGLLFVTGHALAVEDITRADQIPILKEETQHATVSERVTSRFTRSHYRQFDLDQAFSAKIFTRYLNLLDYSHNVLLASDVEQFSQKKGVLGDELRSGKLDVFYDLYNLAQKRRFERYQYALKVLERPMDFSGNDTFNLDRSKAPWPKDEAELNALWDSKVKYDELSLKLTGKDDKEIRETLTRRYKFAIRRLAQTNSEDVFSLAMTSFAREIDPHTNYLSPRNTEQFNTEMSLSLEGIGAVLQGDDDYTVINSMVAGGPAAKSKAITVGDRIVGVGQTGQNMVDVIGWRLDDVVALIKGPKGSKVRLEILPAGKGTKTRIVTLTRERIRLEDRAVKMSVKTVGKEKVGVLDIPGFYVGLTDDVKAQLQKLEKQNVSSVVIDLRSNGGGALTEAVSLSGLFIPSGPIVQVRDNNGKVREDSDTDGVVYYKGPLVVLVDRFSASASEIFAAAMQDYGRALIVGEPTFGKGTVQQYRSLNRIYDQMLRPEWPALGSVQYTIQKFYRVNGGSTQRKGVTPDIIMPTGTQVTETGEKFEDNALPWDSINAATFVKSGDLKPFGPTLLKEHEERIAKDPEFQYIMKDIARFNALKDKRNIVSLNLAQREKENAEDDAIRLSRLNDRFKREGKPLLKKLDDLPKDYQEPDPYLDETVHIALDLAHEEKDRPAEDPAPAK; this is encoded by the coding sequence ATGAACACTTTGTTTAAGCGCACAGCGTTAGCGGGTCTGTTATTCGTAACAGGCCATGCACTGGCTGTGGAAGATATCACCCGTGCCGATCAAATTCCGATTTTGAAGGAAGAGACTCAGCACGCGACGGTGAGTGAACGGGTTACCTCACGTTTTACCCGTTCCCACTACCGCCAGTTCGATTTGGATCAAGCTTTCTCCGCGAAGATCTTTACCCGTTACCTCAACCTGCTCGACTACAGCCACAATGTGCTGCTGGCCAGCGATGTTGAGCAGTTTTCGCAAAAGAAAGGCGTGCTCGGCGATGAGCTGCGCAGCGGAAAACTGGACGTCTTCTACGACCTGTACAATCTGGCGCAAAAGCGTCGATTTGAACGTTATCAGTACGCGTTGAAAGTACTGGAACGTCCGATGGATTTCAGCGGCAACGACACCTTCAACTTAGATCGCAGCAAAGCGCCGTGGCCGAAAGATGAGGCGGAGCTGAACGCGCTGTGGGACAGCAAAGTTAAGTATGATGAGCTGAGCCTGAAACTCACCGGGAAAGATGATAAAGAGATCCGTGAGACGCTGACTCGTCGCTATAAATTTGCGATTCGACGCCTGGCGCAGACCAATAGCGAAGATGTGTTCTCGCTGGCAATGACCTCATTCGCCCGTGAGATCGATCCGCATACCAATTACCTCTCACCGCGTAATACTGAGCAATTCAATACTGAAATGAGCCTCTCGCTTGAAGGTATTGGCGCAGTGTTGCAGGGCGACGATGATTACACCGTCATCAACTCGATGGTGGCGGGTGGTCCGGCGGCGAAAAGCAAAGCGATTACCGTTGGCGATCGCATTGTTGGTGTCGGCCAGACCGGGCAGAACATGGTCGATGTCATTGGCTGGCGTCTTGACGATGTGGTGGCGCTGATTAAAGGGCCAAAAGGCAGCAAAGTGCGCCTCGAAATCTTGCCAGCAGGTAAGGGGACGAAGACGCGCATTGTGACGTTGACGCGCGAACGCATTCGTCTGGAAGACCGGGCGGTGAAAATGTCCGTGAAGACGGTCGGCAAAGAGAAAGTGGGCGTACTGGATATTCCGGGCTTCTATGTTGGGCTAACTGATGATGTTAAAGCGCAACTGCAAAAACTGGAAAAACAGAACGTCAGCAGCGTGGTTATTGATTTGCGCAGTAATGGCGGCGGTGCGCTGACGGAAGCGGTATCGCTTTCCGGCCTGTTTATTCCGTCCGGCCCGATTGTGCAGGTGCGCGATAATAACGGCAAAGTGCGCGAAGACAGCGATACGGACGGCGTGGTCTATTATAAAGGCCCGCTGGTGGTGCTGGTTGACCGCTTTAGCGCCTCGGCGTCGGAAATCTTTGCGGCGGCGATGCAGGATTATGGTCGCGCGTTGATTGTTGGCGAACCGACTTTCGGTAAAGGCACCGTTCAGCAGTACCGCTCGCTTAACCGTATTTACGATCAGATGCTGCGTCCTGAGTGGCCTGCGTTGGGTTCGGTGCAATATACCATCCAGAAATTCTATCGCGTTAACGGTGGCAGTACGCAGCGCAAAGGCGTGACGCCGGATATTATTATGCCGACCGGCACGCAGGTGACGGAGACCGGGGAAAAATTCGAAGACAATGCACTGCCGTGGGACAGCATCAATGCTGCCACCTTTGTGAAGTCCGGTGATTTGAAACCGTTCGGACCGACGTTGCTGAAGGAACATGAAGAGCGTATTGCGAAAGATCCTGAGTTCCAGTACATCATGAAGGACATTGCGCGTTTCAATGCCCTGAAAGATAAACGTAATATCGTATCGCTCAATCTGGCGCAGCGTGAGAAAGAGAACGCCGAAGATGATGCAATTCGTCTTTCGCGCCTCAATGACCGCTTCAAGCGAGAAGGTAAGCCGTTGCTGAAAAAACTGGATGATCTGCCGAAGGATTACCAGGAGCCGGATCCGTACCTCGACGAGACGGTACATATTGCTCTTGACCTGGCTCATGAGGAAAAAGATCGGCCAGCGGAAGACCCCGCCCCCGCGAAGTAA
- the htpX gene encoding protease HtpX encodes MMRIALFLLTNLAVMLVFGLVLSLTGIQSSSVQGLMIMALLFGFGGSFISLLMSKWMALKSVGGEVIEQPRNDMERWLMDTVAQQARQAGIAMPQVAIYHAPDINAFATGARRDASLVAVSTGLLQNMSRDEAEAVIAHEISHIANGDMVTMTLIQGIVNTFVIFISRIIAQVAAGFLSGNRDDGEESNGNPMIYFVVATVLELVFGILASIITMWFSRYREFHADAGSAKLVGREKMIAALQRLKTSYEPQEASSMMAFCINGKSKSLSELFMTHPPLDKRIEALRSGEYLK; translated from the coding sequence ATGATGCGAATCGCGCTCTTCCTGTTGACTAACCTGGCCGTGATGTTGGTGTTCGGCCTGGTGCTTAGCCTGACGGGCATTCAGTCGAGCAGCGTTCAGGGCTTGATGATTATGGCGCTGCTGTTTGGTTTTGGTGGCTCGTTCATTTCGCTGTTGATGTCGAAATGGATGGCGCTGAAATCTGTAGGTGGTGAAGTGATCGAACAGCCGCGTAACGACATGGAACGCTGGTTGATGGATACCGTGGCGCAACAGGCTCGCCAGGCGGGCATCGCCATGCCTCAGGTCGCCATTTATCACGCACCGGATATTAACGCCTTTGCGACCGGCGCGCGCCGTGATGCTTCACTGGTGGCAGTCAGCACCGGGTTGTTGCAGAACATGAGCCGCGACGAAGCTGAAGCGGTGATTGCCCACGAAATTAGCCATATTGCCAACGGTGATATGGTGACAATGACACTGATTCAGGGGATCGTGAACACCTTCGTGATCTTCATTTCGCGTATTATCGCCCAGGTCGCAGCCGGGTTTCTCAGCGGCAATCGTGATGATGGCGAAGAGAGCAACGGCAATCCGATGATCTACTTCGTGGTCGCAACCGTACTGGAGCTGGTGTTCGGTATTCTGGCCAGCATTATTACCATGTGGTTCTCTCGCTATCGCGAGTTCCATGCCGATGCCGGTTCTGCAAAACTGGTTGGCCGCGAGAAAATGATTGCTGCGTTGCAGCGTCTGAAAACCAGTTATGAGCCGCAGGAGGCGAGCAGCATGATGGCGTTTTGCATCAACGGTAAATCTAAATCGCTGAGCGAGCTGTTCATGACGCACCCACCGCTGGACAAACGTATTGAAGCGCTGCGTTCTGGTGAGTATCTGAAATAA